Genomic segment of Umezawaea sp. Da 62-37:
CCCGCGCGTCCATCCAGGCGCGGGCGACCCGGTACTCGGTCATGTACCCGTAACCGCCGTGCAGCTGCACGCACGCGTCGAGCACCTCGTTCTGCACGTCCGCGCTCCAGTACTTCGCCTTCGCCGCGTCCACGGCGGTCAGCTCGCCGCGGGTGTGCGCCAGCGTGCACTGGTCCAGGAACGCCTGCGTGACGTCGACCTTCGTGACCAGTTCGGCGAGCAGGAACTTGTTGGCCTGGAACGACCCGATGGACTGGCCGAACGCCTTGCGCTCCTTGGTGTACTCGATGGTCTCCAGCAGGATCTGCGCGGCGTGCGCCAGGTTCGAGATGGCACCGCCGATCCGCTCCTGCGGCAGCCGCTCCATCATGTAGATGAACCCGCGGTCGACCTCGCCGATGACCTGCTCGGCCGACAGCCGCACGTCGCTGAAGAACAGCTCCGCGGTGTCCGACTCGGGCTGGCCCACCTTGTCGAGCTTGCGGCCGCGCTCGAAACCCTTCATCCCGGTCTCGACCGCGAACAGCGTGATGCCCTTCGCGCCCTTCTCCGGGGAGGTGCGGGCGGCCACGATGATCATGTCGGCCGAGTAGCCGTTGGTGATGAACGTCTTGGAGCCGTTGAGGATCCAGTCGGACCCGTCGCGCACCGCGACACTGCGCAGCGCGGCCAGGTCGGACCCGCCCGACGGCTCGGTCATGCCGATGCCGGTGGTCATCTCGCCGGAGCAGAACCGCGGCAGCCACCGCTGCTTCTGCTCCTCGGTGCACAGGTCCACCAGGTACGGCGCGACCACGTCGCCGTGGATCCCGATGCACGACGCGACACCCGCGCTGAGCTTGCACAGCTCCTCGCCGAACACCGCGTTGAACCGGTAGTCGCCCGCGCCGCTGCCGCCGTACTCCTCCGGCACCTCAAGGCCGAGCAGCCCCTGGCGGCCCGCTTCCAGCCACGCCTCGCGGTCGATGAACCGCTGCTCCACGTACTTCTCGTAGTTCGGGCGCAACGTGCGGTCGACGAACTCCCGTGCCGATTCCCGGAACGCGTGGTGATCCGCGTCGAACAGCGTCCGCTGCACGAAAGCCTCCTCAAAACGACATACTAAGCGGTTGCTTAGAGATAAGCGCGCGCTTAGATTGCAGTACGATCCGACCCCCTGTCAACACGATCGCGGAGGGCACATGACCAGCCTGGGTGAGTACGCCCTGCTCGACCAGTCGTGGCACGACGTGGTCCCCGACGCCGCCCGCCGGATGCTGATCGCCGCCGCCCAGGCGTTCGCCGACAAGGGCTACCACGCCACCACCACCCGCGACATCGCGGCGCGGGCGGGCATGAGCCCGGCCGCGGTCTACATCCACTACCGCTCCAAGGAAGACCTGCTCTTCCAGATCAGCAAGATCGGCCACGAACGCTCCCTCGAGGTCCTCACCGCCGTCCAGGACCCCGACCCCGTCGACCGCCTTGCGAAAACCGTCACCTCGTTCGCCCGCTGGCACGCCGAATTCCGCACCACCGCCCGCGTGGTCCAGTACGAACTGGGCGCCCTCTCCCCGGAACACCACGCCGTGGTCGCCGAACTCCGCCGCAAAATCGAAACCCACGTCCGCACCCTCGTCGAGGCAGGCGTCGGAACCGGCGCCTTCACCGTCCCCGACCTCAAGGGCACCGCACTGGCAGTGCTGTCGCTCTGCATAGACATCGCCCGCTGGTACCACCCCGACGGCACCCGCACCCCAGAACAGATCGGCACCCTCTACGCCGACCTCGTCCTACGCATGCTCCGCACCCCGTGACCCACGCGGAACCAGGCGTCCCCTGTTCGTGAGACCCCCCGAGTCCGAGGGTACGCAGGGGGTACGACATTTTTATCGGCGAGCCGGCTACGACAGCGCCGCCCACGGCCACCACCACGACGGCGCAGCCATCCACCTGCTGCCTGACCGCAAGACCAAGCCGACCTGCCGCACGACCGCACGACCGGCGGACCGCCCAACCACGACGGCGGCGAACGCGGCCGTACCCGGAGAACGACGGGACCGATACCCGGCGTCGAGAGACCAGCCCACCAACAACCACAACACCCACCCCCAGTTTCAAGCCCCCTCAAGGCGCCTGAACCAACCCCGCCCCCACATCCGTCGACGACAACGGCAACCTCCGCGCCGTCTGCCCCAACCTCGCCCACAACTCGAACCCCCGCGCCCCGTACCTCTCCGCCATCAACGCCGCCACCCCCGCCACGTGCGGCGTCGCCATGCTCGTCCCCTGCAACCTCTTCGTCCCCGGCGCCGCATTCCAACTCGAGTACACGTCCACCCCGGGCGCCACCACATCCACCGCCCCGACAGCGTCAACAGTCCCGCACGAGAAGAACCCCAACGCCCCCTGCGCATCGGTCGCACCCACAGCCATGATCGACGGGCAATTCGCCGGATGCCCCACCGGGCTGACCACACCGGGCCGCCGACTCTCGTTGCCCGCCGCCGCGATGATCAACGTGCCCTTCGCGAGCGCCCGCGACGCGGCCTGCTCGAAGATCACCGAATGCGGCGTACCGGGCCGCGTGGCCGCGCCCAACGACATCGAGACGACCGCGCACCCGTTCGCGATGGCCCACTCGATGCCCGCCAGGATCCCGCCGTCGCTGCCGGACCCGCTGTTGCCGAGCACCTTCCCCGCGTAGATCTCCGCCTCGTGCGCGACCCCGTAACCGGGGCCCGTCGCGGGCTTGCGCGGCCCGCAGGACACGCCGACGCAGTGCGTGCCGTGGCCGTGCGCGTCGTCGACGGTCTCGCCGGTGACGAACGAGCTGGTGGTGACGACGCGGCCGGCGAAGTCGGCGTGCGCGACGGTGAACCCGGTGTCCAGAACCGCGACCCGGATCCCCTTGCCGGTGGCCGTGCTGAGGTTCGCCCCGACGGCTTGGAGCCCCCAGGTGAACGCGCTCTCGTCGACGGCGGACACGTCGGTGCCGGTGTCGGCCGACGTGATCGCGTGCACGACCCGCTCGGCCTCCACGGCGAGCACCGGGCCGGGCTCGTCGACCGCGCGGTTCAGGCCGGGCAGCTGGTCGGGGGAGGCTTCCACGAGCGCGATGCCCAGCTCGTGGAAGATCACCCCGTCCGAGCTCGCGATCTGCTCGGCGACGGTGTCGGCGGTGCTCGCGACCTGGATGCCCGCGACGCGGTCCAGCTCGCGGACGCCGGCCGCGGTGGAACCGGTTTCCAGGAGCACCAGATAGCGACCGGTCGTTTCGGCGCTCGTCGGCTGTGACATGACGACCCCCTTCGGGGACGGTGGCGGCGGTCTTCCTACGCGAGTAGTGAGAGGCCGCCACCGGCCTGGATACCGGGCTTCACCCGGATGCCGAAGGGGTTCAGGCGGTTGCCGTGGAGCGCACGCCGCGGCGCTTGCGCACGATCCCGACCACCGGCTCGACGATCCGCGCGGTGACCGGGCCGAGCACGGCCATCAGCAGCACGTACGCCGTCGCCAGCGCGGCCAGCTTCTCGTCCACCGCGCCGGAGGCCACGGTCAGCCCGGCGATGACGATCGAGAACTCGCCCCGCGCCACCAGCGCCGCGCCGGCACGGGCCCGGCCCATCTTGGCGATGCCCTGCCTCTTCGCGGCCCACCAGCCGGTCGCGACCTTCGTCAGGGTCGTCACCACGGCCAGCGCCACGGCCACGCCGAGCACCGGCGGGATGGACGACGGGTTGGTGTTCAGGCCGAACACCACGAAGAACATCGCCGCGAACAGGTCGCGCAGCGGTTCGAGCATCCTGGTCGCGTTCTCCGCGGTGGACCCGGAGATCGCGATGCCCAGCAGGAACGCGCCCACGGCGGCGGACACCTGGAGCTGCGAGGCGATGCCGGCCACCAGCAGCGCCGACCCCAGCACCTTGAGCAGGAACACCTCGGCGTCCGGCGAGTCCACGATCGCGGACACGTACCGGCCGTACTTCAGCGCGATCACCAGCACGACCGTGATCGCGGCCAGCGAGATGCCCACCGCGCTCAGCCCGCCGAAGAAGCTCACGCCCGCCAGCACGGCGGTCAGGATCGGCAGGTACACCGCCATCGCCAGGTCTTCGAACACCAGCACCGACAGCACGACCGGCGTCTCGCGGTTGCCGAGGCGGCCGAGGTCGCCGAGGACCTTCGCGATGATCCCCGAGGACGAGATGTAGGTGACGCCCGCCATCGCCAGCGCGCCGACCGGGCCCCAGCCCAGCAGCAGCCCGGCGATCGCGCCCGGCGTCGCGTTCAGCACGATGTCGAGCAGCCCGGCCGTCCACGACTTCTTCAGCCCGGTGACCAGTTCGCTCGCCGAGTACTCCAGGCCGAGCAGCAACAGCAGCAGGACCACGCCGATCTCGCTGGCGAGGTGGGTGAACTCCCCGATGCCGTCCAACGGGATCAGGCCGCCGTGCCCGAAGGCCAGACCGCCGATCAGGTAGAGCGGGATGGGGGAGATGCCGATCTTCCACGCCACGCGGCCGAGCAGGCCCAGACCGAAGAAGACCGCGCCGAGTTGGATCAGTGCGATCGCTGTGGTGTGCACGGGTGCTCAGCCACCACCCAGGATGTCTGCGGAGGATGAGAGTCCGTCCGACGTCCCCACCACCACGACCAGGTCACCGCCCGCGAACTCGAAGTCGGGCCGGGGCGACGGGTGCACCGTGCCGGCGCGCACGACGGCGACGATCGACGCGCCGGTGCGGGTGCGCAGCTGCGTGTCGCCGAGCTCCTTGCCGTCGAACCGGGAGCCGGGGACGATCGGGAACTGCTTGGTGTCGATCCCGGTGACCTCGCTGTGCTGGTTCTCCAGGTGCGCCACCAGCTGCGGCGCGCCGAGCAGACCCGCCAGCGTGCCCGCTTCCGCGGGGGTCAGGGGTATGGACGCCATGCACGCGTCGGGGTCCTCGGTCTTCGAGACGATGAGCTCGAACTTGCCGTCGCGGTAGGTGATCACCCCGATCCGGCGATCCGCGCGGATCATGAAGTCCTGGCGGGTGCCGATGCCAGGTAGTGGTGTCACCTCGACGTTCATGACTAAAGCTTACTTTACGTTCGATGATCGAACCCCCGGTCGCAGTACCGTGCCCGGATGACGGGATGGCTCCAGCCGGTGCGACGTGGATGGGTGGTTCGCGACCGGGTCCCCGGTCCGGACGTCGACGAGTTCGCCGAACCGGACCGCGTGGTCCGCGCGCTGGCCGGGCCCGACGGTGGTCGCGGCACGCTGCTCGCGGTCCAGCACCCGCACCGCACGCCCGCCGCGCTGGCAGCCGGGTCGAGCCTGGTCGACGCGCTCCCGGTGGCCCGCGCGGCGCTCGCCGAGCTGGTCCGCCGGTCGTACGCGCCGGTCGCCGACGTGGTCGCGCCGTACTGGGTGGACGGTCCGGACGGCACGGCGTGCGGCCTGCTGTGCATGGTCGACCCCGCCGCCGTGGACGCCGACGGGTTCTCCCGCGTCCGGCACAGCGAGCAGGTGTACCCCGAGGTCGTGGCCGAACGCGCCCGCGTCCTGGCCGGGCTCGGTGTGGCCACCAGCGCCGCGATGCTCGTGCCCGTCGCCCCGCACGACGAGCTGACCTCGCTGCTGCGGGCGGAGTTCGGGTCCGAGCCCGCGGTGTCGCTGGTGGACTCGGGCGGACGGCGCCACCGCCTCTGGCTGGTCGGTCCCGGCGCGCGCCAGGACGCGCTGCTCGACGCGGCGGGCGCGCACCCGCTGCTCGTGGCCGACGGCAACCACCGGGTCGCCGCCGCGGCCGCCGCCGGGCTGAGCGGCCTGCTGGCGCTGATCACCGCCGGACCCGCGCTGCGGATCGGCCCGATCCACCGCGCGCTCGTCGACACCGGCCTCACCGCCGACGACCTCGCCACGGCTTGGCGCGCGGTCGGACTGCGCGTGGACGACCTCGCCGAGGTCGAACCGCCCGAGCCCGGAGTCGTCGTGGTGGTGTGCCCGGACCGCGTGCTCCGCGTCGAACTGCCCGCGGCGGGCATCGACCACGCCGCCGTCGAGTCCGTGCTGCTGGAGAAGGCCCTCGGGCTCGACCCCGAGTCGCCGTGCGTGCGCCCGGTCGTCGACGACCGGTGGCGCTCGGCCGCCGCCGACGCCGTGCTGCTCGTCGCGCCCGTCCCGCTGGCCGACGTGCTGGCCGTGCACGCGGCGGGGGAGCGGATGCCGCGCAAGAGCACCTACTTCACCCCCAAACCGCGCAGCGGCCTGCTGCTCGCGGACCTCTCTTGACTAGAGTCGGCCGGATGGCGGTACGAGCGATTCGCGGAGCGACCCAGATCGACGCGGACGACCGGGACCAGGTGCTCGAGGCGACAGCCGAGCTGGTCCGCGAGGTCCTGACGCGCAACAGCCTGAGCACCGACGACCTGATCAGCGTGATCCTCACCACGACACCGGACGTGGTGTCCGAGTTCCCGGCCTACGCGGCGCGGCTGGCCGGGCTGGCCGACGTGCCGCTGCTGTCGGCGACCGAGATCGCGGTGCCCGGCGCGATGCCCAGGGTGATCAGGTTGATGGCGCACGTGGAGACCGACCTGCCCCGCGACGGGGTGAAGCACGTCTACCTGCGCGGAGCCGCGGGTCTGCGCACCGATCTGAACCACTGACGGCTCGACGACCACGGGCGGTTCGCAAAAGGATGGCCGGCTATGTATTCTCCCGGTGAGCGCTTCCAGGCGGCCGACGTGTACCAACTCCTGTTGGCGTTCAAGGAGATGCGCGTCCGCATGGGGCGGCGCATGGCCGAGCTCGACCTCTCGTCGGGGCAGGAGCACCTGCTCGGTGAGCTGTGGCGGGAGGACGGGCTGAGCCAGCGCGAACTCGTGGCGCGGCTCGGCGTCGAGCAGCCGACGGTGGCCAAGACCGTGCGGCGGCTGGAGGCGGACGGGTTCGTCCGCCGCGAGCCGGATCCGGCGGACGGTCGGGTCACCAGGGTGGTGCTGACCGAGCGCGGACTCGGGGTGCGCGGCGACGTGGAGGAGATGTGGCGGCGGGTCGACGAGGAGTTCGGCCAGGGGCTCGGCGCCGATGAGCGCGAGCAGCTGATCGTGCTGCTGGCCAGGAGTTTCGGCCGCTGACGTGGTGTGCGTTCGGACGGGTTCTCCCGTGACCATTTAGATAGCCGGCTATGAATTAGGAGTGGACCATGCGGAAGGCGATCGTCACCGGAGGAGCGGGCGGGATCGGCGGCGCGGTCACCGCGGCGCTGGTCAAGGCGGGGTACGAGGTCGTGGTCACCTACCACGAAGGACGTGAACGGGCGGAGGCGTCGGGCGTGACCGCGCACCGGTTCGACCTGGGGGACCCGGACGCGGCGGCGGAGCTGTTCGCGCGCACCGGGCCGGTCGACGTGCTGGTGCACAACGCGGTCGTGTGGCCCCACCGCGGCCCGGACTGGCGGCACTCGGTGCGCGCCAACGTCGAGGGCACCCTCGCGCTGGTCGACACCTACCTGCCGGGCATGACCGCGGCGGGCTGGGGCCGGGTGGTGCTGGTGTCCAGCGGCCTGGTGCGCGGCGGGATGCCGGGGCGGCACACCTACGGCGCGGCGAAGGGGGCGCTGCACGGGATCGCGCGCAACCTCGCGTGGGACGGCGGGCCCTCGGGCGTGACGGTGAACGTCGTGGTGCCGGGGCTCATCGCGACCGCGCGCCTGGACGGCGTCACCGGCGCGTTCGCCGAAGCGGTCGCGGACGTGGCCGCGCACACCCCGCTGCGCAGGCTCGCGACCCCCGAGGAGGTCGCCGCCGCGGTGGTGTTCTTCGCCTCCGAGGCGGCCTCCGGGATCACCGGCCAGGAGCTGTTCGTGGACGGCGGGAAGGACTGATCGGTTCACCGGCGGTGACCGGACGCCTCTTCCGGGTGAGTACCGTTGGAGGCGTCCGACCCCGTGAACGGAGTGGCTCGTGCGCAAGGCGATCGTCACCGGTGGCGCCAGCCGGATCGGCGCCGCGATCACGTCCGCCCTGGTCAAGGACGGGTACGACGTCGTCGCGACCTACCGCGACGACCGCGCCCGCGTCGAGGCGCTCGGCGTCCGCGCCGAACCGTTCGACCTGGCCGATCCGGGGTCCGCGACCGCGCTGCTCGACGCGGTCGGCCCGGTGGACGTGCTGGTGCACAACGCGTTCGCCTGGTCCGACCCGGCCGACGGCTGGCGGACGGCGCTGCGCGCCAACACCGAGGGGCTGCTCGACCTGGTCGGCGCCGCGCTGCCCGGCATGAGGGCCGCGGGCTGGGGCCGGGTCGTGCTGCTGTCCAGCGCCGTCGTGCGCGCGGGCATCCCCGGCCTCAGCGCCTACGCCGCCTCCAAGGGCTCGGTGCACGCCGCCGCGCG
This window contains:
- a CDS encoding SDR family oxidoreductase, with protein sequence MRKAIVTGGAGGIGGAVTAALVKAGYEVVVTYHEGRERAEASGVTAHRFDLGDPDAAAELFARTGPVDVLVHNAVVWPHRGPDWRHSVRANVEGTLALVDTYLPGMTAAGWGRVVLVSSGLVRGGMPGRHTYGAAKGALHGIARNLAWDGGPSGVTVNVVVPGLIATARLDGVTGAFAEAVADVAAHTPLRRLATPEEVAAAVVFFASEAASGITGQELFVDGGKD
- a CDS encoding DUF1015 family protein; translation: MTGWLQPVRRGWVVRDRVPGPDVDEFAEPDRVVRALAGPDGGRGTLLAVQHPHRTPAALAAGSSLVDALPVARAALAELVRRSYAPVADVVAPYWVDGPDGTACGLLCMVDPAAVDADGFSRVRHSEQVYPEVVAERARVLAGLGVATSAAMLVPVAPHDELTSLLRAEFGSEPAVSLVDSGGRRHRLWLVGPGARQDALLDAAGAHPLLVADGNHRVAAAAAAGLSGLLALITAGPALRIGPIHRALVDTGLTADDLATAWRAVGLRVDDLAEVEPPEPGVVVVVCPDRVLRVELPAAGIDHAAVESVLLEKALGLDPESPCVRPVVDDRWRSAAADAVLLVAPVPLADVLAVHAAGERMPRKSTYFTPKPRSGLLLADLS
- a CDS encoding TetR/AcrR family transcriptional regulator, with the protein product MTSLGEYALLDQSWHDVVPDAARRMLIAAAQAFADKGYHATTTRDIAARAGMSPAAVYIHYRSKEDLLFQISKIGHERSLEVLTAVQDPDPVDRLAKTVTSFARWHAEFRTTARVVQYELGALSPEHHAVVAELRRKIETHVRTLVEAGVGTGAFTVPDLKGTALAVLSLCIDIARWYHPDGTRTPEQIGTLYADLVLRMLRTP
- a CDS encoding MarR family transcriptional regulator yields the protein MYSPGERFQAADVYQLLLAFKEMRVRMGRRMAELDLSSGQEHLLGELWREDGLSQRELVARLGVEQPTVAKTVRRLEADGFVRREPDPADGRVTRVVLTERGLGVRGDVEEMWRRVDEEFGQGLGADEREQLIVLLARSFGR
- a CDS encoding TrkA C-terminal domain-containing protein, whose translation is MNVEVTPLPGIGTRQDFMIRADRRIGVITYRDGKFELIVSKTEDPDACMASIPLTPAEAGTLAGLLGAPQLVAHLENQHSEVTGIDTKQFPIVPGSRFDGKELGDTQLRTRTGASIVAVVRAGTVHPSPRPDFEFAGGDLVVVVGTSDGLSSSADILGGG
- a CDS encoding S8 family serine peptidase: MSQPTSAETTGRYLVLLETGSTAAGVRELDRVAGIQVASTADTVAEQIASSDGVIFHELGIALVEASPDQLPGLNRAVDEPGPVLAVEAERVVHAITSADTGTDVSAVDESAFTWGLQAVGANLSTATGKGIRVAVLDTGFTVAHADFAGRVVTTSSFVTGETVDDAHGHGTHCVGVSCGPRKPATGPGYGVAHEAEIYAGKVLGNSGSGSDGGILAGIEWAIANGCAVVSMSLGAATRPGTPHSVIFEQAASRALAKGTLIIAAAGNESRRPGVVSPVGHPANCPSIMAVGATDAQGALGFFSCGTVDAVGAVDVVAPGVDVYSSWNAAPGTKRLQGTSMATPHVAGVAALMAERYGARGFELWARLGQTARRLPLSSTDVGAGLVQAP
- the aroH gene encoding chorismate mutase — protein: MAVRAIRGATQIDADDRDQVLEATAELVREVLTRNSLSTDDLISVILTTTPDVVSEFPAYAARLAGLADVPLLSATEIAVPGAMPRVIRLMAHVETDLPRDGVKHVYLRGAAGLRTDLNH
- a CDS encoding SDR family NAD(P)-dependent oxidoreductase, encoding MRKAIVTGGASRIGAAITSALVKDGYDVVATYRDDRARVEALGVRAEPFDLADPGSATALLDAVGPVDVLVHNAFAWSDPADGWRTALRANTEGLLDLVGAALPGMRAAGWGRVVLLSSAVVRAGIPGLSAYAASKGSVHAAARSLAWDAGPTGVTVNVVVPGLIASERTGVATGEFADHVHDVASRTPLGRLATADEVAAAVLFFCSEQASGITGQELYVDGGKD
- a CDS encoding cation:proton antiporter gives rise to the protein MHTTAIALIQLGAVFFGLGLLGRVAWKIGISPIPLYLIGGLAFGHGGLIPLDGIGEFTHLASEIGVVLLLLLLGLEYSASELVTGLKKSWTAGLLDIVLNATPGAIAGLLLGWGPVGALAMAGVTYISSSGIIAKVLGDLGRLGNRETPVVLSVLVFEDLAMAVYLPILTAVLAGVSFFGGLSAVGISLAAITVVLVIALKYGRYVSAIVDSPDAEVFLLKVLGSALLVAGIASQLQVSAAVGAFLLGIAISGSTAENATRMLEPLRDLFAAMFFVVFGLNTNPSSIPPVLGVAVALAVVTTLTKVATGWWAAKRQGIAKMGRARAGAALVARGEFSIVIAGLTVASGAVDEKLAALATAYVLLMAVLGPVTARIVEPVVGIVRKRRGVRSTATA
- a CDS encoding acyl-CoA dehydrogenase family protein produces the protein MQRTLFDADHHAFRESAREFVDRTLRPNYEKYVEQRFIDREAWLEAGRQGLLGLEVPEEYGGSGAGDYRFNAVFGEELCKLSAGVASCIGIHGDVVAPYLVDLCTEEQKQRWLPRFCSGEMTTGIGMTEPSGGSDLAALRSVAVRDGSDWILNGSKTFITNGYSADMIIVAARTSPEKGAKGITLFAVETGMKGFERGRKLDKVGQPESDTAELFFSDVRLSAEQVIGEVDRGFIYMMERLPQERIGGAISNLAHAAQILLETIEYTKERKAFGQSIGSFQANKFLLAELVTKVDVTQAFLDQCTLAHTRGELTAVDAAKAKYWSADVQNEVLDACVQLHGGYGYMTEYRVARAWMDARVTKIWAGSNEIMKELIGRDLGL